GGCGTCATTCGAACGAAGGCGCCCTCCCCGGCCGGCACCGCGGAAGGCGGCGCCGTGCGCCTCGGCCATCAATAGCGGCACCGGCAGCGGCCAGCGCAACCGCAGCGCCACCACCTGGTCGGCCAGCCACCAGCCGAGCAGGCCGGCATTCGGCGCCGTGGTGTCGACGGCTCGGAGGATCGCCGCGGCGACGAGCGGCGCGGGACGACCGCCGCTGAGCTGGCGGTCGATCTCTTCCGGAAGAGAGGCCAACCCTTCACCCCGGCTGATGCCCAGCAGCGCACCGGTCGATTGAAGGACTGTTGCATCGACGCCCGGGGAGCGCTCGGCGAGGCGCCGCCAGGCGGCCAGCAGCCGGCCGGCGGGACCCGGATCGCCATCGGCGGGGCGCAGCATCCAGGCATCGCGCAGCGCCGCCTCGTCCTCGGCACGACCCGACTGGCGCACCGCCGCGGCGGCGCAGCTCAGCGCCAGCCGCGCGCGCCAGGCGCCGGCCCAGGGCGGGTTCGATCGCACCAGATTATCGAGGGACGTCAACGCTCCGCCGGCGAGAAACGCCGCCTCGACCGGGTCGGTCACCGGGCCGCGCGGGACCGCCCAGCCGGGGACAGTTGGCACGGCGAGCGGCGTCGGAGAGAGCGGAATCGGCGCAAGATCCATGACGGAAGCCTAGCCGCGTTGTGCGCTTTCGTCTAGGTTATCGAGCATCAACCGCACAACCTGTCGTCGAATAATAATGTCCGATAATGTTGCATTATCGGTCGTATTGCTCTTTATAGAGGAGATGATCGATGACGTTTGTCAGCAGACCGGAATTCGTGAGACTCGGCCGCCGTCGAGCCGTTTTTTGAAGCGGTTTTCGTGAGACAGCCTGCCAGATCCAGAGCTGGGCGCGTTGCTAACAGACTGAAATCGTTGGTTTCCAGACGCCTTTCCCAGCCAGAGGCGCGCCTTGTTACGCAGTCTCACGATTTCCGGTTTGGATGGACATTGTCTCGGGAATACCGCCCCGATCAGCGCGGAAGCCCGGCCAAGCGCGGCTCGCACATCTTGAAGACAGCCTGCTGTTCGGTGGACGTCGCCGGATGCGGACGCAGACCCCATTCCATCGACCTCGTCAGGAGGCCGCTGAGGCCGATCGAACGGGTTGGGCGAGGCAAGGGTCGGAAAACGGCTAGTGGCCGCCTGCGGGCTTCTGAGCGGCCTTGGCGGGCCTCCAGCTTTTTTGGGGGATCAGGAGAGCGCTTGAACCCGTTGATGGCTGAAACGGGCACCTGTCACCGCTCTTCCGGCCTCCCCGCTGTGCCTGGTGCAGGGAGCGGCACGTCCGACAGCGTAGCGGATTGCCGCCGGCCATCCGTCGATCAGCGCCATTACCTTCTTTCGGCCGAACTCGTCGGAAACCTCCAGGACACGAACGATCGCGCCGATCGGATTCTTCAGAACCCGGGCAACGCCGATGGCAAGCGCGTACCGCTCCGCCCGTGGCGCACTCGGCAGATCGGCGATGGTTGAAGACAGACGCTGATCGCTGATCGGCACCGCAGTCCTGAATTCCGGCACCACGACACTCAGAACCGGGCGCCGGCAGGGTCGCGACAGAACGGAAGGATCGCGCTGATGCGGGATCGGCAAGTGCGCGAGTTCCCACGGTTCCGGAGGCGACGATTTCCGAGACGGCAAAAGCAGCAGCGACAGCACCGAGCCGACAGGAATCGCGGCAATCTCCCTCTCCATTGCCCATTGAAGCAGGACTTCCGCACCCCGACGGCCTGATGCTTCATCGCCGAGCGCGCTGACGCCGCTCATTTCGCCGCCGAATAGTGGCTCACGGTGCCGATCGCACCAGAACGCAAAGGCAAACGACCAGCCTCTCAGACGCTGCGGTCGTTGCGTGCCGCGCGAGCAGGCCGGGCAAATCTCTCTGGAGCTGGGTCGAAGCAGGCTGCGATAGCGCGGCGGTGCGCCACGGAAGGTCATGGCGAACAGACGTTCGGCCGAACTGTTCGTCGCGACTGCGATGCGCTCCATGTCGGCCTGCACAGGCTCGAACTCAAGCTGCAATGCCGGACGAACGCAACCAATATGCGCTTGCAGCTCGTCCAGGGACACCAGATAGACGTCGGCGATCCGCTCCAGCCAGGAACTCAGCCGCTCGTCTCGAAAGGGCGGCGGCACGATCGGCAGCGGCGCCCTCCCCTCCCCCGTCACGGTTTAGGCCGCGGCGAAGGTCGCCGGCGCGGCGACACGATGATCGAGGATCGCAGTCGGCGTGATCCGCTCGGTTCCCGAGAGGATGGCATCCGTGGCGAGCTCGATCACCATCCGGAAGATCGATGCCGTGATGCCGCCATTGGCTTCGACAAGCCGCTTGAGCGCGCTGTCCGTCATCTCGGACGGCAGGCGCAGCGGCAAGGAGTAGAGGAGACCGCCGATCAGGCCATGGAAGTCGGCATCGTGCCGCCACGGCGGCAAGCCGTACGGCTCAAAGCGGCTGTTGAGGTGGGCATCGCCCCGGATCGCATCACGCGCCTCGTGCGAGCCAAGGCAGATCAGGGGAATCCGCAGTTCGTTACCGAGGAAGCGCAGCAGATTGAGCATTCGGCGCTGTTCCCGGTAGGTGCCCGCAATCAGATTCTGAACCTCGTCAATGATCAGCATGCGTGGCGCGGTTTCCTGAAGCAGCCGCAGCGCCTGCGTTTCGAGCTGTCCGAGTGTGGCACGGGTTGGCGGCGGCGCGCCAATCACCGACAGAAGGCGATGATAAAACCGCCCCTCATCCGGGGAGGGGACCATCTGCACGACGATGACAGGCCGGTGATGGATTCCGCTGCGCTCATCGAACCGAGGCGGATGAGCGCGCACGAACTTCTCGATAATCATCGTCTTGCCCATGCCCGAGGCGCCGAAGATCAGCAGGTTGGGCATGCGGGCGCGCTTGGGAAACAACAGCAGCTCTTCGAGCTTGTCGAGCGCCTGGCGGGCACGCGGATAGTCGATCCATCGATCCACCCGGATGTGCTCGATGCGCTCCCGCGCGGGCAGATCGGCATAGGCCTGAACGGCGGGATCGAGATGCGGATAAGCCGTCATTCCCATACCTCCACCGGGAAATGCGGCAAGGCGATCACCGGCTCGTCCGCCGGCGCGCTTGCCGGAAGCGCTGGCCTTGCCTGCAGATGAGCGCGCCGCGCGCGCAGCCTGCGGGCTTGTGTGGTGTCCCGGGTTGCCTGTTCGACCAGGGCACGCTGCGCAGCGATCGTCTGGAAGATCGTTTCCTCATCGATCTCCCGGCGGCCGCGCGCCCGCTGCACGCGCAGCGCCGCCTTCTGCTCCCACAGCGTGATGGCCGGGCGTCCAGGGTTGCGCGTGGGCGCCATCAGATAGTTCCCACCCAGCTTGACGAAGACCCGATGCAGATCCCGCGGATCGTACTTGACGAGAACCTTGTCGCTGCTCCGGCCGATCCAGGGGGCAAAGCCGTCCGACCAGTAGCAGATGTTGTTGATGTGGATGCCGGTTCGCCGCAGTACACGCGGCTCAAATGGTAGAAAGTCGATCAGGAAGGCGAGCGGATCGCGCACCTGCCGCGGAGGGCGCCCGGATATGGCCTCGTGCCAGGCCGCACCGGGCGGCCGGCCGATACCGCGGTGCAGATCGGAATGGTAGGCGATGATTTCCAGCGCCAGCCAGGCCTCGAGCTCGCGCATGGTCATCACGGCGCGCGCCTCGGGATCATAGTCGCCGCGGTCCAGCACATTGGAAAAATGCGTGCCGGGCAGCAGATGGACCGCCCCCATCATCGTGCCGATCAGGCGCTCGACGTGCCCCCCGAAACGCGGTGTTCCCGGCGGACGGTAGGAGATGGCAATATTGTGGTCGTCGCAGCCCCTCTTGAAGGCGCGCGCGTGGAATTCAGCGCCGTTATCGACATGAATGCACTCGGGCAGGCCGCTCGTCGGCCAATCCAGCGAAATCCCCCGACCCTGCAGCCAGCGGGTCTTGTCGATGATCACGTGCGTCAAGCAAAGCGCCACCGACGTCACCGACGGCGCCTCCAGAGACAGGTAAAAGCCCAGCACCATCCGGGTACAGACATCGATCGCGATGGTGAGGATCGGTCGACCGATCGGCTGCCTCTCGATCGGGTCGACCACCGTCACGTCGACCTTCGTATGATCGATCTGGACGATCTGCAGCGGATGCTGCGCTGAAAGCTCGCCGGGTAGTGCCAGGAACTGCGCGTCGGCCCGGGCCTTGCCCTCGCGACGGCGCGTCATAGCTTCCGTATCGAACGTCGCAAGGTATCCTTTCAGGCGTCTGATTGAGGGCGGCGCCAACTCGCTCACCCGGCAATCGGCCGAGATTCGCTTCCACAGGCGCGTCAACGTGGGCTTCTCGGGTGTGGCGTAGAATGTCGTGATGTTGCGGTCGACGATCGCCTTCAGGGCAGGATCAAAGGCGTCGATTCCGGCACGCCGCCCTGGCTTTCGACTAATGAGCGCAGTGGCGCGCTCCTCCGTCCGGTACCGCTTTAGCCACCGTAATAAGGTCGCGCGACTGACGGCAAGCTCCGCCATAGCGTCCGCGACATCAGCTGCACTCGGGCGTTGTGGCATCCGTCGTAGAACATCTGCATACCTGAGCGCGTTCTGCCATTCCTGTTCGTCGAGCTGGTCGCGTTCCATGCCTATTCACGCGGATGGTCGATCAATCTAGTCTCACCATAACTGAATCGCGTGACGGTTCCGTCTCAGCAGATCCGACTCGGTCTCACAAATTCTGAATCGGCTAACCCATTGAAAATAAGCGATCGCCAGTCTCATGAAAAACCGTCGGCTGACACCCGCGAATGGCCATCGGCCGGGCCCAGGGCCGCGAGAATCCGCGTCCGCAGGTGTCGTGCATTTCATCACGGCATCGCGTATTAGGTAGAATATCGCCAATCAGGAACCTGGGCATAACGAATGGCTCTGAGCATCAAGGATCCCGAGACGGAGCGCTTGGCGCGCGACCTCGCCGCGCGTACCGGCGAGACGATCACCGTCGCCACCCGCCGGGCGCTTGAAGAGCGCCTCCGCCGAGTGGGATCCAACGCCCGCAAGGCGGCCCTGCTGGAGGACCTGGCGGCGATCCAGCGGCGCTGGAACGCCCTGCCCGTCCTCGACACCCGCAGCCCCGACGAGATCATCGGCTACGACGAGAACGGGCTCCCCTCCTGATGGTCATCGACACCTCCGTGCTCGCCGCGATCGCCTTCAACGAGCCGGAGGCGGCTCGCTTCCGCGCGCAGATCGCCGATGATCCCATACGGCTGATCTCAGCCGCCACGGTCCTCGAGGCGGCGATGGTGATCGAGATCCGTCTTGGCGAGGCCGCCGGCGCCGATCTCGACCTGTTCCTGCACAAGGCCGAGGTCGAGATCGTTGCGGTGAGCACCGAGCATGCCGATCAGGCCCGCCGGGCCTGGCGCCGCTATGGCAAGGGTCGCCATCCGGCCGGCCTCAACTTCGGCGACTGCTTCTCCTATGCCCTCGCCGCGCTCAGCGGCGAGCCGCTGCTATTCAAGGGGAATGACTTTTCACAGACGGACATCAAGGTGGCCTGAGGATGACCGACGGCGCCTCCACCGAACAACCGCTGGAAAACGGAACGCCGGCGCCGCCGGCCCTGGTCCCCTCCCCTGCCCTTCCCGCGCATTTGGAGCGGCTCACGGAGCGCGCGCGCGACTACGTCGATGCGGCGAGCTCGGCGAACACCCGCCGGGCCTACGGCTCCGACTGGAAGCACTTCTCGGCCTGGTGCCGTCGGCAAGGCCTTGAGGTTACCCCGCCCTCCCCTCAGGTCGTCGGCCTCTACATTACCGCCTGCGCCTCCGGCGCCGTTATCCCCGGGGGCAAGCCCAACGCGGTCTCGACCATCGAGCGCCGGCTGTCGGCGATCGGGTGGCACTACACCCAGCGCGGCACGCCGCTCGACCGGAGCGATCGGCACATCGCCACCGTGCTCGCCGGCATCCGCAACACCCACGCGTCCCCGCCCCGGCAGAAGGAAGCGGTGCTGCCCGAGGACGTCATCGCCATGCTCGAGACGCTGGATCGCGGCACGCTGAGGGGATTGCGCGATCGCGCCATGCTGCTCATCGGCTTCGCCGGCGGCTTGCGGCGCTCCGAGATCGTCGCGCTCAATATTGGCCGCGATCAGACCGAGGACGGCCACGGCTGGGTCGAGATCCTCGACAAGGGCATGCTGGTCAGCCTGCGCGGCAAGAATGGCTGGCGCGAGGTCGAGATCGGTCGCGGCTCCTCCGATTCAACCTGCCCGGTCGTCGCGCTGCAGACCTGGCTCAGGCTGGCGAAGATCGGCCATGGGCCGCTGTTTCGCCGCGTGACCGGCCAGGGCAAGGACGTCGGTCCGGATCGTCTCACCGACCGGCAGGTCGCCCGCCTCGTCAAGCGTACCGCGCTCGCCGCCGGCGTGCGCGCCGATCTCAGCGAAGGCGAACGGGAGGAGAAGTTCGCGGGCCATTCGCTCCGAGCCGGCCTCGCGTCCTCGGCCGAGGTCGAGGAGCGCTTCGTGCAAAAGCAGCTGGGCCACGCCAGCGCGGAAATGACCCGGCGCTACCAGCGCCGGCGCGATCGCTTCCGGGTCAATCTTACCAAGGCCGCGGGCCTGTGATTTCCGGGCAAACTCATTCGGGATAGGCGTCTGCGCCCGCCGATGTTGCACTCTTGAAAAGAATGAACCCCAACGGGTTGCCGGGCTCGCAGGTCGCATCGCTGCGGAGTCCCGCGACCCTGCCATTCACGCCACTGGTATATTCCGCCACGACCTCACCGAATGTGTTGCGCTGAATTGCAACCTTCTGCCCGGCCGTGACCTCCTCATCCATCTGCACGAGGTGCTCAACAAAGCCGCCCTGGCTCGCGATAATCGGAAACGCGCTGTTGCCGACGAAGACATTGCTGTCCGCGGCGGTACGGCCCACGGGACCGGCGATGATCCCGTAGTTCTTGAGCACGTTCATCGTGCCCTCGACGAAAAGAGCGATCTTGTCGGGGTCGAGCTCGCGCGCGGCGCCGACTTCCGGCGTGAAACACGGGATGCCGACGTCGACAAGCGCGTTGTGCAGGACGCTGGGATAGGCCGGATAGTCCCAGATCTGGCCGATCGGGTAAAGCTCCATCATTATCTTGACGTCCGGCAGGGTACGGTCGCCGATGTTGAATGCGGCAACCTTGAACCCCGTCGCTCCCGTGTGGAAATCGATGGCGAGATCAGAGTTCGGCTTCAGCAGCCTGTTGAAGAGCAACCCGGCGTGACGGCTGGCGGCGCTGATGCCGTTTTCGTTTCCCGGCCATTCTCGATTCATGTCGATCAGATCGATGCCTCTGCCCGAATTGGGCCAGCGGCGCTGCATGCTTTCGATGGCCGGTCGCGCAACGTCGAGGACGGCCATCACCGAACCCGACATCTCCTCGGGATTAAGCTGGTTCATCACCGTCTGAACCGTGTGTATCGAGCTCATCTCGTCGCCGTGCACGCCGCTGACCAGCGTGATTCGTTTCCCTGGCCGCACTCCCTTGGCGACGATCACCGACACGTTCCAATGCTGACCGGTGGGCATTTGCGCACCCTGGAAATACAGCAGGTGCTTCCTTCCGGGCCCGAGATCGCCGATGTCGAGCGTGCTGGCGACCAGCTTCCCCAGGATCACGTCGCCGGTATAGACGGATCTCTTCAACCCGCTTGCTGCCGTCTCAGTGGAGGGCGCAGCGACATTCTGCGCTTTGGCCGGGCCGGCGCTGGCTGCGAGGACAGCCGAAGCGCCGACCGTGGCAATAGACGCCCTCATGAAGTCGCGGCGATCGAGGGTGTCCTCGGGTTTGTCCGACATCCTGAATGTCCTTTGAAACACAGCGGGCCGTAGCTGACCGCAGACCACTGTTTGGACCGCTGGAAGCTCGTTCGCAATTGTCGATGGCCGTGCTGCCCGCAATGTGAGGTTTGCTGCATGCGCCGATCCGGCGGCATCTTTGCGCGCAAGGCCTCCGAAATCGCCAAACCTCCAATGTCGTGCCGCGGCTCCTCCCCTGCCCCATCTCGGTCTATTTGCCCGAGCTCAGCATGGCGTACCG
The DNA window shown above is from Ancylobacter sp. IITR112 and carries:
- a CDS encoding DUF1403 family protein, with the protein product MDLAPIPLSPTPLAVPTVPGWAVPRGPVTDPVEAAFLAGGALTSLDNLVRSNPPWAGAWRARLALSCAAAAVRQSGRAEDEAALRDAWMLRPADGDPGPAGRLLAAWRRLAERSPGVDATVLQSTGALLGISRGEGLASLPEEIDRQLSGGRPAPLVAAAILRAVDTTAPNAGLLGWWLADQVVALRLRWPLPVPLLMAEAHGAAFRGAGRGGRLRSNDAGFDAAVCLAVAQGAARALRCAAEIVPRAGRLQAVAPKLRAKGAGEAIARLLDDDAVPGTLATAKLSRWGARRLFERLEALGAVRELTGRSSFKLYGL
- a CDS encoding Mu transposase C-terminal domain-containing protein codes for the protein MERDQLDEQEWQNALRYADVLRRMPQRPSAADVADAMAELAVSRATLLRWLKRYRTEERATALISRKPGRRAGIDAFDPALKAIVDRNITTFYATPEKPTLTRLWKRISADCRVSELAPPSIRRLKGYLATFDTEAMTRRREGKARADAQFLALPGELSAQHPLQIVQIDHTKVDVTVVDPIERQPIGRPILTIAIDVCTRMVLGFYLSLEAPSVTSVALCLTHVIIDKTRWLQGRGISLDWPTSGLPECIHVDNGAEFHARAFKRGCDDHNIAISYRPPGTPRFGGHVERLIGTMMGAVHLLPGTHFSNVLDRGDYDPEARAVMTMRELEAWLALEIIAYHSDLHRGIGRPPGAAWHEAISGRPPRQVRDPLAFLIDFLPFEPRVLRRTGIHINNICYWSDGFAPWIGRSSDKVLVKYDPRDLHRVFVKLGGNYLMAPTRNPGRPAITLWEQKAALRVQRARGRREIDEETIFQTIAAQRALVEQATRDTTQARRLRARRAHLQARPALPASAPADEPVIALPHFPVEVWE
- a CDS encoding succinylglutamate desuccinylase/aspartoacylase family protein, whose product is MSDKPEDTLDRRDFMRASIATVGASAVLAASAGPAKAQNVAAPSTETAASGLKRSVYTGDVILGKLVASTLDIGDLGPGRKHLLYFQGAQMPTGQHWNVSVIVAKGVRPGKRITLVSGVHGDEMSSIHTVQTVMNQLNPEEMSGSVMAVLDVARPAIESMQRRWPNSGRGIDLIDMNREWPGNENGISAASRHAGLLFNRLLKPNSDLAIDFHTGATGFKVAAFNIGDRTLPDVKIMMELYPIGQIWDYPAYPSVLHNALVDVGIPCFTPEVGAARELDPDKIALFVEGTMNVLKNYGIIAGPVGRTAADSNVFVGNSAFPIIASQGGFVEHLVQMDEEVTAGQKVAIQRNTFGEVVAEYTSGVNGRVAGLRSDATCEPGNPLGFILFKSATSAGADAYPE
- a CDS encoding TniQ family protein, whose amino-acid sequence is MTGEGRAPLPIVPPPFRDERLSSWLERIADVYLVSLDELQAHIGCVRPALQLEFEPVQADMERIAVATNSSAERLFAMTFRGAPPRYRSLLRPSSREICPACSRGTQRPQRLRGWSFAFAFWCDRHREPLFGGEMSGVSALGDEASGRRGAEVLLQWAMEREIAAIPVGSVLSLLLLPSRKSSPPEPWELAHLPIPHQRDPSVLSRPCRRPVLSVVVPEFRTAVPISDQRLSSTIADLPSAPRAERYALAIGVARVLKNPIGAIVRVLEVSDEFGRKKVMALIDGWPAAIRYAVGRAAPCTRHSGEAGRAVTGARFSHQRVQALS
- a CDS encoding tyrosine-type recombinase/integrase, with the translated sequence MTDGASTEQPLENGTPAPPALVPSPALPAHLERLTERARDYVDAASSANTRRAYGSDWKHFSAWCRRQGLEVTPPSPQVVGLYITACASGAVIPGGKPNAVSTIERRLSAIGWHYTQRGTPLDRSDRHIATVLAGIRNTHASPPRQKEAVLPEDVIAMLETLDRGTLRGLRDRAMLLIGFAGGLRRSEIVALNIGRDQTEDGHGWVEILDKGMLVSLRGKNGWREVEIGRGSSDSTCPVVALQTWLRLAKIGHGPLFRRVTGQGKDVGPDRLTDRQVARLVKRTALAAGVRADLSEGEREEKFAGHSLRAGLASSAEVEERFVQKQLGHASAEMTRRYQRRRDRFRVNLTKAAGL
- a CDS encoding type II toxin-antitoxin system VapB family antitoxin codes for the protein MALSIKDPETERLARDLAARTGETITVATRRALEERLRRVGSNARKAALLEDLAAIQRRWNALPVLDTRSPDEIIGYDENGLPS
- a CDS encoding TniB family NTP-binding protein; its protein translation is MTAYPHLDPAVQAYADLPARERIEHIRVDRWIDYPRARQALDKLEELLLFPKRARMPNLLIFGASGMGKTMIIEKFVRAHPPRFDERSGIHHRPVIVVQMVPSPDEGRFYHRLLSVIGAPPPTRATLGQLETQALRLLQETAPRMLIIDEVQNLIAGTYREQRRMLNLLRFLGNELRIPLICLGSHEARDAIRGDAHLNSRFEPYGLPPWRHDADFHGLIGGLLYSLPLRLPSEMTDSALKRLVEANGGITASIFRMVIELATDAILSGTERITPTAILDHRVAAPATFAAA
- a CDS encoding type II toxin-antitoxin system VapC family toxin, giving the protein MVIDTSVLAAIAFNEPEAARFRAQIADDPIRLISAATVLEAAMVIEIRLGEAAGADLDLFLHKAEVEIVAVSTEHADQARRAWRRYGKGRHPAGLNFGDCFSYALAALSGEPLLFKGNDFSQTDIKVA